The sequence ACCAGCCATGCCTTAACGCGGCCACTCTGAAGTTGTATCCCGGTGGCATTATTCCGACCTCGACGCTGAACCCCAATATGATCGCACTGATGAAGCTCTATCCGGGTCCCAACGCCGACCCCAACCAGACCGGCGGATACAATTACGTGAAGCAGGAGACTTTCAATCAGAACAATGTCCAGTGGGCCACTCGTGTGGACTACAACATCAGTGATAACACCAAGCTGTTCGTCCGCTATAACCTCCAGCGTGAAACGCAACAGTTCCCGGTGGGTTTGTGGTGGCGCAACGGTTCGCAGGTCCCCTACCCGACGCCAATCCTGGGCAAGAACCGCTCCGATTCAATTTCGGTATCGCTGACCCACGTATTCGACCCATCGATGACAAACGAGTTCGTCTTCGGCTACACGTTCATTGGCTTCCCCAACGTATTCCAGGACCCATCAAAAGTGGACCGGTCTAAGGTAGGTTACAACGTGCAGGGCCTGTTCAAGAATAAAGTTACCCAAATTCCATCTTTTGGGAATTTCGGAGGAGAAACGGCACTGGTGTTCAATCCAGGTGGGTTTGAGGCCGGGGGCCCTTCCGCAGGGCTTTATGCCAACAAGTACATGCCGAGCATCAGCGATACGATCGCCAAAGTATGGGGGACCCACACTATCAAGGGTGGATTCTACTGGGAATGGATCCGGAACGCTCAACCCGCCAACAACAACACGAATGGAGAGCTCCTCTTCAGCTCCCCGGGTAATCCCTACACGACCGGTGATTCCTACGCTGATGAGGTCCTGGGCATCGGGAATTCCTATAACGAGGCGTCATTCAACCGCATCAACGATATTGCCTATAACACTTATGAGTGGTTCGCACAGGATGACTGGAAGCTGAGCAGGAAGTTGACCCTCAATCTCGGCGTTCGGCTCTCTCACTTCCAACCCTGGAACGATCGGCTGGGCTTTGGTTATTCAATCTTTGATCCTTCCGGTTATAGTCCGGGTTGTACGGCGGCGCCCACATTCTGTGGATTCTTGTGGCACTCGAAGAATGCCAGTGTTCCGGTCGGCGGTTTCCCGACCCGAGCGTTGTTTTACCAACCAAGAATAGGAGTGGCTTACGACCTTTTTGGCGACGGTAAGACGGTGCTCCGTGGTGGTTGGGGACGTTACTACTTCCATGCGGGCCAGTTCACAAGCGGCCTGGACGCGTCTGCCGGGGTTGAACAGGTCAACCTCGGAAACACAATTCCATTACCGGGTGGAGGCAACCAGCCGTTGCTGGTTAATTCCTTCTCCCAATTCCCAGGGGCTGCTGGATTGGATACGGTCAATTTCACGGCAGTGGCATCCAGCCCGTCTGCGGTTGACAGTGTGGATGACAAGCAGGCCTACACTGACAGTTGGAACGCCACGATATCACAAACGATGCCTTGGTCGAGCATCATGGAGATCGCTTACATCGGCAACCGGACTCGGGATATTCCAAGCAGCGGCAATGGCGGCAGCGCAGGCTTTGGGACGCTGAATATCAACAAGGTTCCGATAGGGGCGATGCTGTCAGCAAATAATGGCGGCGCAGATCCAAATAAGCTCGTGGCAGACCAATTCCGTCCATTGAGGGGCTATTCGGATCTTTCCCTGGCGACCAATAACGCGTATTCCAACTACAACTCATTGCAGGTCTCGTGGATGCGGACGAGAGGCCGTTACACCATCAACATGAACTACACTTACGCCAAATCCATGGGCATTGTTGGTTTCTACGATCAATTTAACCTTGCTGACAACTACGGCGTGCTGCCCAACAACCGCACTCACC comes from Acidobacteriota bacterium and encodes:
- a CDS encoding carboxypeptidase regulatory-like domain-containing protein, translated to MRLLRKVITGISLMAALCGPAFAQSISATLTGIVSDSTGAVVPGASVKLINEASGSTRDTVTNSDGFYTFVAVAVGNFTYKLTVEKQGFTTYAAPGLAITGGQKRNINVTLQVGQTTQTIEVTGVATSIVPVDSGEKSETLSTKELQNFVQVGSNAAEFIKIMPGFAINNGTSNRSNYTGEVIGINANGDAGSQSPLNNAYTYNGLPGNSLDIMADAAHVSDPGCDCDTPVNPNADMISEMKVSTSNFNAETQKGPIVITSVTKSGGKDFHGSAFFSARNFALNANDWLNNKDGAPKPENKYYYPGFTIGGPVIIPGTGFNKNRDRLFFFTGYEYFYQMLDTGLLRATVPTSDMLNGNFSTSSLQAIGDANNGYASASGSPVGTACLDGSGNPITPYQPCLNAATLKLYPGGIIPTSTLNPNMIALMKLYPGPNADPNQTGGYNYVKQETFNQNNVQWATRVDYNISDNTKLFVRYNLQRETQQFPVGLWWRNGSQVPYPTPILGKNRSDSISVSLTHVFDPSMTNEFVFGYTFIGFPNVFQDPSKVDRSKVGYNVQGLFKNKVTQIPSFGNFGGETALVFNPGGFEAGGPSAGLYANKYMPSISDTIAKVWGTHTIKGGFYWEWIRNAQPANNNTNGELLFSSPGNPYTTGDSYADEVLGIGNSYNEASFNRINDIAYNTYEWFAQDDWKLSRKLTLNLGVRLSHFQPWNDRLGFGYSIFDPSGYSPGCTAAPTFCGFLWHSKNASVPVGGFPTRALFYQPRIGVAYDLFGDGKTVLRGGWGRYYFHAGQFTSGLDASAGVEQVNLGNTIPLPGGGNQPLLVNSFSQFPGAAGLDTVNFTAVASSPSAVDSVDDKQAYTDSWNATISQTMPWSSIMEIAYIGNRTRDIPSSGNGGSAGFGTLNINKVPIGAMLSANNGGADPNKLVADQFRPLRGYSDLSLATNNAYSNYNSLQVSWMRTRGRYTINMNYTYAKSMGIVGFYDQFNLADNYGVLPNNRTHLFNAAYSVELGNPIKEGIASGFLNGWQVSGITQLQSGPNLSGLQGQNFGMNLNSAKVPGTTYNISNVSLLGTPNVQLDPIVTCNPRSGLASHQYINSSCFSMPTQIGQNGPTILPPIYGPAFFNWDLALFKSFKITEAKTLQFRIDGYNFMNHALWSFNGGNLGLSFDPATGKVNNANFGTTTDKQGHRIIQMAIKFYF